A genomic stretch from Phycisphaerae bacterium includes:
- a CDS encoding sensor domain-containing diguanylate cyclase has translation MEFEYDMYREVLDQVADGVYFVDPQRRIIMWNKAAERITGYSAADVVGRRCSDNILMHVDDQGTCLCLHGCPLSQCMADGNRRTAKVYLHHKDGQRVPVEMSASATLDGQGRIIGAVETFRDVSTHQAELERLRELEQLVFIDELTGVANRRFLEASLRARLAEVRRGDLRFGFLMIDLDHFKRINDRFGHQIGDSILKVVAATLSGVSRPFDLVARWGGEEFVVIITKVAPEHLELVANRLRILVAHSGLKTRGNPLSVTISIGATIVALDDDLESLMGRTDKLLYAAKNAGRNRVVTDCVQTSTTMTPLEFTGQLPILK, from the coding sequence ATGGAGTTTGAGTACGATATGTACCGGGAGGTCCTCGACCAGGTCGCTGACGGCGTCTATTTCGTTGATCCGCAGCGCCGCATCATCATGTGGAACAAGGCGGCCGAGCGGATTACCGGATACAGCGCCGCCGACGTGGTCGGGCGGCGATGTTCCGACAACATCCTGATGCACGTTGACGACCAGGGCACGTGCCTATGCCTGCACGGCTGCCCGCTCTCCCAATGCATGGCGGATGGCAACCGCCGCACCGCAAAGGTGTATCTGCATCACAAAGATGGGCAAAGGGTGCCCGTGGAAATGTCGGCGTCCGCGACGTTGGACGGGCAAGGGCGGATCATTGGCGCCGTCGAGACGTTTCGCGATGTTTCAACTCACCAGGCGGAATTAGAACGCCTGCGCGAACTCGAACAACTCGTGTTTATCGACGAACTGACGGGCGTGGCCAACCGCCGATTCCTGGAAGCATCGTTGCGGGCGCGCCTGGCCGAGGTGCGTCGCGGCGACTTGCGGTTCGGTTTCCTCATGATCGACCTCGATCACTTCAAACGGATCAACGATCGCTTTGGTCATCAGATCGGGGACAGTATCCTGAAGGTGGTTGCCGCCACGCTCAGCGGTGTCTCGCGACCGTTCGATCTCGTCGCCCGATGGGGCGGAGAGGAATTTGTCGTCATTATTACCAAGGTCGCCCCGGAGCATCTGGAGCTGGTTGCCAATCGGCTTCGAATCCTCGTCGCCCATTCCGGCCTCAAGACCCGCGGCAATCCCCTGAGCGTCACCATCTCCATCGGCGCTACCATAGTGGCGCTCGACGATGACCTCGAGTCCCTCATGGGACGAACCGACAAGCTGCTCTACGCTGCCAAAAATGCGGGGCGTAATCGAGTCGTCACTGATTGTGTCCAGACTTCGACCACGATGACCCCGTTGGAGTTCACGGGCCAACTCCCCATTCTGAAATAA